In Propionimicrobium sp. PCR01-08-3, one DNA window encodes the following:
- a CDS encoding phosphoribosyl-ATP diphosphatase, whose protein sequence is MSKTFEELYAQLTEIAQTRPEGSGTVERLDAGVHAIGKKIVEEASEVWMASEYQSLEETAEEMSQLIYHVQTMMVKLGLTPEDIYRYL, encoded by the coding sequence GTGAGCAAGACTTTCGAAGAGCTGTACGCGCAACTGACCGAGATCGCCCAGACTCGTCCCGAGGGTTCGGGCACCGTCGAACGGCTGGACGCAGGCGTCCATGCGATCGGAAAGAAGATCGTCGAGGAGGCCTCCGAGGTGTGGATGGCGTCCGAGTACCAGAGTCTCGAAGAGACCGCGGAAGAGATGAGTCAGCTCATCTACCACGTGCAGACCATGATGGTGAAGCTCGGTCTGACGCCCGAAGACATCTACCGCTATCTGTAG
- the pheS gene encoding phenylalanine--tRNA ligase subunit alpha, whose product MTTSQPVDAEPNPLDVDHVMSLVDAALQAITAATSTAEIKQVRIDHAADKSPLALANRAIGKLEPGQRKYAGQIVGQARGKVNAALAARQKELNEAELEQALLAERIDVTLPVEMHPQGALHPITALINDMCDVFTSMGWEVAEGPELESEWLNFDSLNIGPDHPARGTSDTLFAEPISDHKLLRTQTSPVQMRTLLSRDLPVYIVSPGKVYRADEYDATHLPVFHQLEGLVVDQGITMGHLKGTLDHLAQAMFGDVRTRLRPHYFPFTEPSAEMDLECFVCHGASVGNPDRPCRTCKSEGWIEWGGCGVVNPRVLAAAGIDTDVYSGFAFGMGVDRTVMFRNNAADLRDFVEGDIRFPRSLQGGAR is encoded by the coding sequence ATGACTACCTCACAGCCCGTTGACGCCGAGCCGAATCCGCTCGACGTCGACCATGTGATGAGCCTGGTCGATGCCGCGCTGCAGGCGATCACCGCCGCAACCAGCACCGCCGAAATCAAGCAGGTGCGTATCGATCATGCCGCCGACAAATCACCGTTGGCCCTTGCCAACCGGGCGATCGGCAAACTCGAACCAGGCCAGCGCAAATATGCCGGCCAGATCGTCGGGCAGGCCCGTGGCAAGGTGAATGCCGCGCTGGCGGCCCGCCAGAAAGAACTCAACGAGGCCGAACTCGAGCAGGCCCTGCTCGCCGAACGGATCGATGTCACCCTTCCGGTCGAGATGCACCCGCAAGGAGCACTGCACCCGATCACCGCGCTGATCAACGACATGTGCGACGTGTTCACCTCGATGGGCTGGGAGGTCGCCGAAGGCCCCGAACTCGAATCCGAATGGCTGAACTTCGACTCCCTCAACATCGGTCCCGACCATCCGGCCCGCGGCACCTCCGACACCTTGTTCGCCGAGCCGATCAGCGACCACAAGTTGCTGCGCACCCAGACCAGCCCGGTGCAGATGCGCACCCTGCTGAGCCGCGACCTGCCGGTCTACATCGTCAGCCCCGGCAAGGTCTACCGCGCCGACGAATACGACGCCACCCACCTGCCGGTCTTCCATCAGCTCGAAGGCCTGGTGGTCGACCAGGGCATCACCATGGGCCACCTGAAGGGCACCCTCGATCACCTCGCACAGGCGATGTTCGGCGATGTGCGCACCAGGCTTCGTCCGCACTACTTCCCGTTCACCGAGCCGAGCGCCGAGATGGACCTCGAATGCTTCGTCTGCCACGGCGCCTCGGTCGGCAACCCCGACCGGCCTTGTCGCACCTGCAAGTCGGAGGGCTGGATCGAATGGGGCGGCTGCGGCGTGGTCAACCCGCGCGTGCTTGCCGCCGCCGGCATCGACACGGACGTGTACTCGGGATTCGCGTTCGGCATGGGCGTCGACCGCACCGTGATGTTCCGCAACAACGCCGCCGACCTGCGCGACTTCGTCGAGGGTGACATCCGCTTCCCCCGTTCTCTGCAAGGAGGTGCCCGATGA
- the ftsH gene encoding ATP-dependent zinc metalloprotease FtsH, with protein MTDPRPSRPSDVPTPERSTDEPRRPSQAPSGPPPLDSPRPWRTEGLPNQGKDDKGDKPKRSRMWQFWLIAGIVLLGLWGLFSWQDARNAPPTVPYTEFVAQVEAGNVKEIYAQGDTIQGELNNEAQLPDDGDDSTDEGSYTEFSTERPTFAQDDLLAELQSKGAVVRATPLSEQRGAVANIISSLLLWGLLIGVSFWAFRKIAKSGGGLGGFGMQREIKPIEKTAVRVNFSDVAGIDEVKEQVDEIVDFLKSPDKYRRVGARAPRGVLLEGQPGTGKTLLARATAGEADVPFFSASASEFIEMIVGVGAQRVRQLFDEAKKVAPAIVFIDEIDAIGRARGSSRASGSNDEREQTLNQILTEMDGFDGTEGVVVMAATNRSDVLDPALTRPGRFDRVITVSPPDQLGREKILQVHTREIPLAEDVNLKALAQTTPGATGADLANLANEAALRAARRDDTVVYQSDFTNALEQIQLGVARSVLIPDDEKRRTAYHEGGHALLGMLQKGADPVRKVSIIPRGQALGVTLSTPDTDKYGYDEQYLRGRIVGALGGMAAEAAVYGVVTTGAESDLRSATSIARQMVGKWGMSPKVGPMTVLFEDVNPRDLGISDETLSLVDAEVRAIIAECHTRAVDLLNEHRDKLDAIARELLAKETLDEDEVYKIAGIERPAQSDFHSESVAGAAE; from the coding sequence ATGACCGATCCCCGCCCGTCGCGGCCATCTGATGTACCCACGCCCGAGCGTTCGACAGACGAACCGCGCCGTCCCTCGCAAGCACCTTCGGGACCTCCGCCGCTGGATTCGCCACGGCCCTGGCGCACCGAGGGGCTGCCGAATCAGGGCAAGGACGACAAAGGGGACAAGCCGAAACGATCACGGATGTGGCAGTTCTGGCTGATAGCCGGGATCGTGCTGCTCGGGCTATGGGGCCTGTTCAGCTGGCAGGATGCGCGCAATGCTCCCCCGACGGTTCCCTACACGGAGTTCGTCGCCCAGGTCGAAGCCGGTAATGTCAAGGAGATTTACGCCCAAGGCGACACCATCCAGGGCGAACTGAACAACGAGGCTCAGCTGCCCGACGACGGCGACGACTCGACCGACGAAGGCAGCTATACCGAGTTCAGCACCGAGCGTCCGACATTCGCGCAAGACGATTTGTTGGCCGAATTGCAATCGAAGGGCGCCGTGGTCCGGGCCACCCCGCTCAGCGAGCAACGTGGTGCGGTAGCAAATATCATCTCGTCGCTGCTGTTGTGGGGCCTGTTGATCGGGGTGTCCTTTTGGGCGTTCCGCAAGATCGCGAAATCCGGCGGCGGGCTTGGCGGATTCGGTATGCAGCGCGAGATCAAGCCGATCGAGAAGACCGCTGTGCGGGTCAATTTCTCCGACGTGGCAGGCATTGACGAAGTCAAAGAACAGGTGGACGAGATCGTCGACTTCCTCAAGAGCCCCGACAAATACCGCCGGGTCGGCGCACGCGCACCTCGTGGCGTGCTGTTGGAAGGCCAGCCCGGCACCGGCAAGACGCTGCTGGCCAGGGCAACCGCGGGAGAGGCGGATGTGCCGTTCTTCAGCGCCTCGGCCAGCGAATTCATCGAGATGATCGTCGGCGTCGGTGCACAGCGAGTGCGCCAGCTTTTCGACGAGGCCAAGAAAGTGGCCCCCGCGATCGTGTTCATCGACGAGATCGACGCCATCGGCCGGGCCCGCGGCTCGAGCCGAGCGTCCGGCAGCAACGACGAACGCGAACAGACCCTGAACCAGATCCTGACCGAGATGGACGGCTTCGACGGCACCGAGGGTGTCGTCGTGATGGCCGCCACCAACCGTTCCGATGTGCTCGACCCGGCGTTGACCAGGCCCGGACGATTCGATCGCGTGATCACGGTGAGCCCGCCCGATCAGCTGGGACGCGAGAAGATTCTGCAGGTGCACACCCGCGAGATCCCGTTGGCCGAGGATGTCAATTTGAAAGCCCTGGCGCAGACCACGCCCGGCGCGACTGGTGCCGATCTGGCCAATCTGGCCAACGAGGCGGCGCTGCGGGCGGCCCGGCGTGACGACACGGTGGTCTATCAGTCGGACTTCACCAACGCGTTGGAGCAGATTCAGTTGGGCGTTGCCCGTTCTGTGCTGATTCCCGACGATGAGAAGCGCCGTACGGCCTACCACGAAGGCGGTCACGCGCTGCTCGGCATGTTGCAGAAGGGTGCCGACCCGGTTCGCAAGGTCTCGATCATCCCGCGCGGCCAGGCTCTCGGCGTCACCTTGTCGACCCCCGATACCGACAAATACGGGTATGACGAGCAATATCTGCGTGGACGCATCGTCGGCGCGCTGGGCGGCATGGCCGCCGAGGCCGCTGTCTATGGCGTGGTCACCACCGGCGCCGAATCCGATCTGCGGTCGGCGACCTCCATCGCCCGCCAGATGGTCGGCAAGTGGGGCATGTCGCCGAAGGTCGGCCCGATGACCGTGCTGTTCGAAGACGTCAACCCGCGCGATCTCGGCATTTCCGATGAGACGCTCTCACTGGTGGACGCCGAGGTCCGCGCGATCATCGCCGAATGTCATACCCGTGCGGTTGACCTGCTCAACGAGCACCGGGACAAACTCGACGCGATTGCCCGCGAGCTGCTCGCGAAGGAGACCTTGGACGAGGACGAGGTCTACAAGATCGCCGGAATCGAGCGTCCGGCTCAAAGCGACTTCCATTCCGAGTCGGTGGCCGGCGCCGCTGAGTAG
- the infC gene encoding translation initiation factor IF-3 → MPEVRLVGPQGEQVGIVRIEQALQLAREHDLDLVEVAPTARPPVAKLMDYGKFKYENAQKARESRRNQANTVIKEMKLRPKIDEHDYETKKGHVVRFLKGGDKVKITIMFRGREQSRPELGVNLLKQLAEDVAEDGVVEQAPRLEGRNMHMVLAPTRKKSEARAQEAVQREKRMAERQEAAEENKRVEAELRAKATSQPKKKKGPSDNMDPDVVL, encoded by the coding sequence GTGCCGGAGGTGCGCCTGGTCGGCCCGCAGGGCGAACAAGTTGGCATCGTGCGTATCGAGCAAGCACTGCAGCTTGCCCGCGAGCACGATCTGGACCTCGTTGAAGTCGCGCCGACGGCTCGCCCGCCGGTTGCGAAGCTCATGGACTACGGCAAGTTCAAGTACGAGAACGCCCAGAAGGCGCGCGAATCGCGCCGTAATCAGGCCAACACCGTCATCAAAGAGATGAAGCTGCGTCCCAAGATCGATGAGCACGATTACGAGACCAAGAAGGGCCACGTCGTGCGCTTCCTCAAGGGCGGCGACAAGGTGAAGATCACCATCATGTTCCGCGGACGCGAACAGTCGCGTCCCGAACTCGGCGTGAATCTGCTCAAGCAGCTCGCGGAGGATGTCGCTGAGGACGGCGTCGTGGAGCAGGCTCCCCGGCTTGAGGGCCGCAACATGCACATGGTTCTCGCACCCACCCGCAAGAAGAGTGAAGCCAGGGCTCAAGAGGCCGTCCAGCGTGAAAAGCGGATGGCCGAACGCCAGGAGGCCGCCGAAGAGAACAAGCGCGTCGAGGCCGAGCTGCGCGCAAAGGCAACGAGCCAACCAAAGAAGAAGAAGGGGCCCTCAGACAACATGGACCCCGACGTCGTTCTTTAG
- the dhaK gene encoding dihydroxyacetone kinase subunit DhaK gives MKKLINDPGTVVADALRGIEAAHSATLHIDHTNRLIIRSDAPRPGKVAVISGGGSGHEPLHGGFVGPGMLDAAVCGEVFTSPTPDQVEAALQATNGGAGALLIVKNYTGDVMNFEMAAELAAADDIETASVIVQDDVAVTDSLFTAGRRGVGGTVAVEKIAGAAAEAGLGLTEATALAQRTADACRSMGLALTSCTVPAAGRPTFDLADDEIELGIGIHGEPGRSRHKIAPVHDLAPLLLDPILGDLDFTDGPVIVICNGMGGTPLMELYGLYAEVSDLLKARGIQIARNLVGNYVTSLEMAGASVTLVKADDELLNYWDAPVATSGLRW, from the coding sequence ATGAAAAAGCTGATCAACGATCCTGGCACCGTCGTCGCCGATGCGTTGCGCGGCATCGAAGCTGCGCATTCAGCCACCTTGCACATTGACCATACCAATCGCCTGATCATCCGTTCGGACGCTCCCCGGCCCGGCAAAGTTGCCGTGATCTCCGGCGGGGGATCGGGCCATGAGCCGCTGCACGGCGGCTTCGTCGGCCCCGGCATGTTGGACGCAGCAGTCTGCGGCGAGGTCTTCACTTCCCCCACTCCCGACCAGGTGGAGGCGGCCTTGCAGGCCACCAACGGTGGTGCTGGCGCACTGCTGATCGTGAAGAACTACACCGGCGATGTGATGAACTTCGAGATGGCCGCAGAGCTCGCGGCCGCCGACGACATCGAGACCGCCAGCGTCATCGTCCAAGACGATGTCGCCGTCACCGATTCGCTGTTCACGGCCGGACGCCGCGGAGTGGGCGGCACGGTGGCCGTGGAGAAGATCGCCGGAGCGGCCGCCGAAGCTGGTCTCGGGCTCACCGAGGCGACGGCGCTCGCGCAGCGCACCGCCGACGCCTGCCGGTCGATGGGCTTGGCCCTCACCTCGTGCACCGTGCCCGCGGCCGGACGACCCACCTTCGACCTGGCCGACGACGAGATCGAATTGGGCATCGGCATCCACGGCGAGCCGGGACGCTCCCGACACAAGATCGCTCCCGTGCACGATCTCGCGCCGCTGCTGCTGGATCCGATATTGGGCGACCTCGACTTCACCGACGGACCGGTCATCGTGATCTGCAACGGCATGGGCGGCACCCCGCTGATGGAGCTCTATGGCCTGTACGCGGAGGTCAGCGACCTGCTGAAGGCCAGGGGAATTCAGATTGCCCGTAACCTTGTCGGTAATTATGTGACTTCACTGGAGATGGCCGGTGCATCGGTCACCTTGGTGAAAGCCGATGACGAACTGTTGAACTATTGGGACGCGCCGGTCGCCACGAGCGGATTGAGGTGGTAG
- the dhaM gene encoding dihydroxyacetone kinase phosphoryl donor subunit DhaM — translation MIGIVIVSHSHALAVAAQDLASQMVPDNKPEMAVAAGLGDGTIGTDAATIALAIGEVDSPDGVLILLDLGSAVLSAELAIEFLADDLASRVKISSAPLIEGLMQAVVTASTGASLGEVDQEAHRGLAAKTAHLDDGDQPAVPLQVNKHAKAPTAAHRVVWRTTVRNPHGIHVRPAAAIVTSLRGLDADVTLSNASADKGSAPADSLSSIAGLEVAYGQILEARILGPDADAARDVLAGLAAHDFGEDLTPKPARPSEAGGAAHAHAASASVRAFGEIPAAAERRAVIAPVTKVGMRPPVGEYHPLPPKDELARFNEAVSDVDEFLSGIISEGAVIPGILEAQQMMLADRELQHGVVGRITAGFSAVDAVDDQLTDLARSFDKFSDAYLRERGQDLRSLRRMLLLALLGRPLEQETPDAPRIWVLEELDAATAMRLDPRICVGVITVAGGLSGHGMLAAQARGIPVLSGCQDADQISDGQLVAFDPVTREFWAHPDDALAAELDRRNEQRTNAAERAQLRAHEPAVTSGGQVIKVEANIGAMDDAEAAAKQGADGSGVVRTENIFAKDYNAPSVDTQTDVFVRIGQTVGGVITIRTWDPAGDKPLAFMPNQPEDNPALGVRGVRMMRKAPQFFRDQIRAALLASRQVKLQILIPMVSEPEEMVWAREQIESIRSELGVDPVPVGVMVEVPAAALRAAEFAELADFVSIGTNDLSQYVQAADRTNSAVRELARQNSPAVLELIRITAEALPGMRIAVCGDLASDPEVTAALIERGVTELSVRPGMVAEIKQAVRAV, via the coding sequence GTGATCGGAATCGTCATCGTTTCGCACAGCCACGCGCTGGCGGTCGCCGCGCAAGATCTCGCGAGCCAGATGGTTCCCGATAACAAACCTGAGATGGCGGTTGCCGCAGGCCTGGGCGACGGCACGATCGGTACCGATGCGGCCACCATCGCACTGGCCATAGGTGAGGTCGATTCGCCCGACGGCGTTCTGATTCTGCTCGACCTGGGCAGCGCCGTGCTCAGTGCCGAACTCGCGATCGAGTTCCTGGCCGACGACCTGGCATCCAGGGTGAAGATCAGTTCCGCGCCCCTGATCGAAGGCCTGATGCAGGCGGTCGTGACCGCCTCGACCGGGGCGTCCCTGGGCGAAGTCGACCAGGAAGCCCACCGCGGGCTCGCGGCGAAGACCGCGCACTTGGACGACGGCGATCAGCCTGCCGTACCGCTCCAAGTGAACAAACACGCCAAGGCGCCTACTGCTGCGCACCGCGTGGTCTGGCGCACCACCGTGCGCAACCCGCATGGCATTCATGTGCGTCCGGCGGCGGCGATCGTCACCTCATTACGAGGCCTGGACGCCGACGTGACGCTCAGCAACGCCTCGGCCGACAAGGGTTCCGCTCCGGCGGACAGCCTGTCGAGTATCGCCGGCCTGGAGGTGGCCTACGGGCAGATTCTGGAGGCCCGGATCTTGGGTCCGGACGCCGATGCCGCCCGTGATGTGCTCGCCGGATTGGCCGCGCACGACTTCGGCGAAGACCTGACTCCCAAACCGGCGCGGCCGAGCGAAGCCGGCGGCGCTGCCCATGCGCACGCCGCCTCGGCATCGGTCCGGGCATTCGGCGAGATTCCCGCCGCGGCCGAACGGCGGGCCGTGATCGCTCCGGTCACCAAGGTGGGGATGCGTCCGCCGGTCGGGGAATACCATCCGCTGCCACCCAAGGACGAGCTGGCCAGATTCAACGAGGCCGTCAGCGACGTGGACGAGTTCTTGAGCGGCATCATTTCTGAGGGCGCCGTGATACCCGGCATCCTCGAGGCCCAACAAATGATGCTCGCCGATCGGGAGCTGCAGCATGGTGTGGTGGGCCGCATCACGGCCGGCTTCAGCGCGGTGGACGCGGTGGACGACCAATTGACCGACCTGGCCCGCTCGTTCGACAAATTCTCCGACGCCTATCTGCGTGAACGCGGGCAGGATCTGCGCAGCCTGCGCAGGATGCTGCTGTTGGCGTTGCTGGGCCGTCCGCTTGAGCAGGAGACTCCGGACGCCCCGCGCATCTGGGTGCTGGAAGAACTCGACGCCGCGACCGCGATGCGCCTTGATCCCAGGATCTGCGTCGGCGTCATCACGGTTGCCGGCGGGCTGAGCGGACACGGCATGCTCGCCGCGCAGGCGCGCGGCATCCCGGTGCTCAGCGGATGCCAGGACGCCGACCAGATCTCCGACGGCCAACTCGTCGCCTTCGACCCGGTGACCAGGGAGTTCTGGGCACACCCTGACGACGCACTCGCGGCAGAACTCGACCGCCGCAACGAGCAACGCACAAACGCGGCGGAGCGGGCGCAGCTGCGCGCCCACGAGCCTGCTGTCACCAGTGGCGGTCAGGTCATCAAGGTCGAGGCGAACATCGGTGCGATGGACGACGCCGAAGCCGCAGCGAAGCAAGGCGCCGACGGGTCGGGTGTGGTGCGCACCGAGAACATCTTCGCCAAGGATTACAACGCGCCGAGCGTCGATACTCAGACCGACGTCTTCGTCCGCATCGGCCAGACGGTGGGCGGGGTCATTACGATCCGCACCTGGGATCCGGCCGGCGACAAGCCCCTGGCGTTCATGCCCAACCAGCCGGAGGACAATCCCGCGCTCGGGGTGCGGGGTGTCCGGATGATGCGCAAGGCCCCGCAGTTTTTCCGTGATCAGATCAGGGCGGCACTACTGGCCAGCCGGCAGGTGAAACTGCAAATCCTGATCCCGATGGTCAGCGAACCCGAGGAGATGGTCTGGGCCCGGGAACAAATCGAGTCGATCCGGTCGGAGCTGGGTGTCGATCCGGTCCCTGTCGGGGTGATGGTGGAAGTTCCCGCGGCTGCCCTGCGTGCTGCAGAATTCGCCGAACTCGCAGATTTCGTCAGTATCGGCACCAACGATCTCAGCCAGTACGTTCAGGCCGCCGATCGGACGAATTCGGCTGTCCGCGAGCTCGCCAGGCAGAACTCTCCGGCGGTGCTGGAGCTGATCAGGATCACTGCCGAGGCTCTGCCCGGCATGCGCATCGCGGTCTGCGGCGACCTGGCCAGCGATCCCGAGGTGACGGCTGCACTGATCGAACGCGGGGTCACCGAGCTATCGGTGCGTCCGGGAATGGTGGCCGAGATCAAGCAGGCAGTTCGGGCAGTGTAG
- the rpmI gene encoding 50S ribosomal protein L35, whose protein sequence is MPKMKTHSGAKKRFKVTGSGKLTHKRAGKGHLNEHKPSKRTRRLNVDGVLEPGDAKKVRKLIGGYKPKSKRG, encoded by the coding sequence ATGCCGAAGATGAAGACGCACTCCGGTGCCAAGAAGCGGTTCAAGGTAACCGGAAGCGGCAAGCTGACGCACAAGCGCGCGGGCAAGGGCCACTTGAACGAGCACAAGCCGTCGAAGCGCACCCGCCGGCTCAATGTGGACGGTGTCCTCGAGCCCGGTGACGCCAAGAAGGTCCGCAAGCTGATCGGTGGCTACAAGCCGAAGTCCAAGCGCGGCTGA
- the rplT gene encoding 50S ribosomal protein L20, with amino-acid sequence MARVKRAVNAQKKRREVLERASGYRGQRSRLYRKAKEQTLHSGVYAFRDRRAKKGDFRSLWIQRINAACRENGMTYNRFIAGLKNAGVEVDRKMLAELAVSDSAAFASLVKVAQTAQPAA; translated from the coding sequence ATGGCACGCGTCAAGCGCGCAGTCAACGCACAAAAGAAGCGTCGCGAGGTACTCGAGCGGGCCTCCGGCTACCGCGGGCAGCGGTCCCGCCTGTACCGCAAGGCCAAAGAGCAGACCCTGCACTCGGGCGTCTACGCATTCCGCGACCGTCGCGCCAAGAAGGGCGACTTCCGCAGCCTGTGGATCCAGCGGATCAACGCCGCCTGCCGCGAGAACGGCATGACCTACAACCGCTTCATCGCGGGTTTGAAGAATGCCGGTGTCGAGGTCGATCGCAAGATGCTCGCCGAGCTGGCCGTCAGCGACTCGGCTGCTTTCGCCTCTCTGGTGAAGGTTGCCCAGACCGCCCAGCCTGCCGCCTGA
- the hisG gene encoding ATP phosphoribosyltransferase translates to MSEMLRVAVPNKGALSEAAAAMLSKAGYRQRSDSKDLVLVDDINGVEFYYLRPRDIAVYVGEGTLDLGITGRDMLLDSAAPAEEIMALGFGSSKFRFAAPAGEGWTLQKLNGTRIATSYPGLLGSYLDEHGITARLIHLDGAVESSIRLGVADAIADVVETGTTLRKAGLELFGDPILLSEGILVQRPGERAEIDPVALDHLLQRLSGVIVARDYVLMDYDIAEDVVEQAMALTPGLESPTISPLAKQGWVAVRVMVPAKGHQLLMDNLHDLGARGILVSELSACRL, encoded by the coding sequence GTGTCAGAAATGCTGAGAGTCGCGGTGCCCAACAAGGGTGCCTTGTCCGAGGCCGCCGCGGCCATGTTGAGCAAAGCCGGTTACCGCCAGCGAAGCGACAGCAAGGATCTTGTGCTGGTCGACGACATCAATGGTGTCGAGTTCTATTACTTGCGTCCCCGCGATATTGCCGTCTATGTGGGGGAGGGCACGTTGGATCTGGGCATCACCGGACGCGACATGCTGCTCGACTCCGCTGCTCCCGCCGAAGAGATCATGGCGCTGGGCTTCGGATCGTCGAAGTTCCGGTTCGCGGCACCGGCAGGCGAAGGCTGGACGCTCCAGAAGCTGAACGGCACGCGCATCGCGACCAGCTATCCGGGACTGTTGGGGAGCTACCTCGACGAACATGGCATCACGGCACGGCTGATCCATCTGGACGGCGCCGTCGAATCGTCCATCAGGCTCGGCGTGGCCGATGCGATCGCCGACGTGGTGGAAACCGGAACCACCTTGCGCAAGGCAGGTTTGGAACTTTTCGGCGACCCGATCCTGCTCAGCGAAGGCATCTTGGTGCAGCGGCCCGGCGAGCGGGCCGAGATCGACCCGGTTGCTCTCGACCACCTGCTGCAGCGGCTCTCGGGCGTCATCGTCGCCCGCGACTATGTGCTGATGGACTACGACATCGCCGAGGACGTCGTCGAGCAGGCGATGGCCCTGACTCCCGGACTGGAAAGCCCCACGATCTCACCCCTGGCCAAGCAGGGCTGGGTGGCGGTGCGGGTCATGGTGCCCGCCAAGGGCCACCAGTTGTTGATGGACAACCTGCACGACCTGGGGGCTCGCGGCATCCTGGTGAGCGAGTTGTCCGCCTGCCGGCTCTAG
- the dhaL gene encoding dihydroxyacetone kinase subunit DhaL: MQLNAQVMARWLKEFASDIAANEALLTDLDRQIGDADHGANMVRGTKAVAELDPADFADAKAYVKKVAMTLISTVGGASGPLYGTFFLRLAAALPADGPIGHAVWLESLRAGVQGVMDRGKAQAGDKTMLDALLPAADAFESHPDRPWQAAAEAAAAGRDATVPMEARKGRASYLGQRSIGVADPGASSSTLLLEAAARTLA; this comes from the coding sequence ATGCAGCTGAACGCACAGGTCATGGCCCGCTGGCTGAAGGAGTTTGCGTCCGACATCGCAGCCAATGAGGCGTTGCTCACCGATCTCGACCGACAGATCGGCGACGCTGATCATGGCGCCAACATGGTCCGGGGCACCAAGGCTGTCGCTGAACTCGATCCCGCCGACTTCGCTGACGCCAAGGCCTACGTGAAAAAGGTAGCCATGACATTGATCAGCACCGTCGGCGGAGCCTCCGGCCCGCTGTACGGCACCTTCTTTCTGCGGCTGGCCGCGGCATTGCCCGCCGACGGCCCGATCGGGCACGCCGTCTGGCTGGAATCATTGCGGGCAGGGGTACAGGGAGTGATGGATCGCGGCAAGGCACAGGCCGGAGACAAAACCATGCTGGACGCGCTGCTTCCGGCCGCCGACGCATTCGAGTCACACCCGGATCGTCCGTGGCAGGCGGCTGCGGAGGCGGCAGCAGCCGGACGCGACGCCACCGTGCCGATGGAGGCACGCAAAGGCCGCGCGTCCTATCTCGGGCAACGGAGCATCGGCGTCGCAGACCCGGGTGCCAGCAGCTCAACTCTCCTCTTGGAGGCAGCCGCGAGGACGCTGGCGTGA
- a CDS encoding RNA methyltransferase, whose product MTDINDGPHLLAPISKAELRAARRLHQRKGRLAAGEFLIEGAQAVREALLGPDEVRLLIVDDPDRHTDLLGYVDDVPVVGAGPDEIRQLADTVTSQGIFAIVRDVPVRLADIPWTARLVVICAQVRDPGNAGTVIRCADAFGADGVVLTKGSVERTNPKTVRASVGSIFHLPVISGLSIAEAVDWAHDQGMQVFAADAGGTALDELPDAKLARPTAWVMGNEAWGLPDDVIELVDEVVSIPMWGAAESLNLSTAAAVCLYASAVAQHHAIS is encoded by the coding sequence GTGACTGACATCAACGACGGGCCGCACCTGCTCGCGCCGATATCGAAGGCCGAGCTACGTGCGGCCCGTCGACTGCATCAACGCAAGGGACGGCTGGCCGCCGGCGAGTTCCTCATCGAAGGCGCGCAGGCCGTCCGTGAGGCGCTGCTCGGCCCGGACGAAGTCAGGCTGCTGATCGTCGACGACCCCGATCGGCATACCGACCTGTTGGGCTATGTGGACGACGTCCCTGTCGTCGGGGCCGGCCCCGACGAGATTCGCCAGCTCGCCGACACCGTGACCAGCCAGGGCATTTTCGCCATCGTGCGGGACGTTCCTGTCCGGCTGGCCGATATCCCATGGACTGCTCGGCTGGTGGTCATCTGCGCTCAGGTCCGTGATCCGGGCAATGCCGGCACTGTCATCAGATGCGCGGACGCCTTCGGCGCCGATGGCGTCGTCTTGACCAAAGGCTCGGTGGAACGTACCAATCCGAAGACCGTGCGGGCTTCGGTCGGCAGCATCTTCCACCTTCCGGTGATCAGTGGTTTGAGCATCGCAGAAGCGGTCGATTGGGCCCATGACCAGGGTATGCAGGTTTTCGCCGCGGATGCCGGCGGCACGGCTCTCGACGAGCTACCGGACGCGAAACTTGCGCGTCCGACCGCCTGGGTGATGGGCAACGAAGCGTGGGGACTGCCCGACGATGTCATCGAATTGGTTGATGAGGTCGTCTCCATTCCGATGTGGGGCGCCGCAGAAAGCCTCAATCTTTCCACCGCGGCCGCCGTCTGCCTGTACGCGAGCGCGGTCGCCCAGCACCATGCGATATCATGA